From the Rhinatrema bivittatum chromosome 3, aRhiBiv1.1, whole genome shotgun sequence genome, one window contains:
- the LOC115087085 gene encoding cytochrome P450 1B1 → MDRSTMELENVYEALAGPYLRDVLLAFLSILVALHLRRWMRRTGKRSGPPGPFPWPLIGNAAQLGSNPHITLAGLARKYGDVFQLRLGSRSVVVLNGERVIRQALVGQGADFAGRPDFASFQVVSGGRSLAFGGYSARWKAHRRVAQATVRAFSTGDARSRRALERHVLGEACELVRLFGARSAGGAFFAPARYAVVAVANVMSAVCFGRRYSHEDDEFRALLSRNEQFGQTVGAGSLVDVMPWLLRFPNPVRTLFGHFLQVNREFYSFVHEKFVEHQGSFAEGRSRDMMDAFIRILGRREDDGAGLLQREHIPATVTDVFGASQDTLSTALQWLLLFLVRYPKVQARMQEEVDRIVGRDRLPRMEDQPDLPYVMAFLYELMRFSSFVPVTIPHATTADTSLLGYHIPKDTVVFVNQWSVNHDPVKWLNPEDFNPSRFLNKSGFLDRDLASSVMIFSVGKRRCIGEELAKVQLFLFAAILAHQCHFIANPGEEPSLEADYSLSIKPKLFTVNMTLRGNMDLLDDAVQSSEMEKGIP, encoded by the exons ATGGACAG ATCCACCATGGAGCTAGAAAATGTGTACGAAGCGCTGGCTGGCCCCTACCTGCGAGACGTCTTGCTGGCTTTCCTCTCCATACTCGTGGCCCTTCATTTGCGCAGGTGGATGCGTAGGACAGGGAAGAGGAGCGGACCTCCGGGTCCCTTCccctggcctctgatcggcaatgCGGCCCAGCTGGGCAGCAACCCCCACATCACCCTAGCCGGCCTGGCGCGGAAATACGGCGACGTCTTCCAGCTGCGCCTGGGCAGCCGGAGCGTAGTGGTGCTGAACGGCGAGCGGGTCATCCGGCAAGCGCTGGTGGGCCAGGGTGCCGACTTCGCGGGCAGGCCGGACTTCGCCTCCTTCCAGGTGGTGTCAGGGGGCCGGAGCCTGGCCTTCGGCGGCTACAGCGCGCGCTGGAAGGCGCACCGGCGCGTGGCCCAGGCTACGGTACGGGCCTTTTCCACCGGCGACGCGCGGAGCCGGCGGGCACTGGAGCGCCACGTGCTGGGCGAGGCGTGCGAGCTGGTGCGCCTCTTTGGCGCGCGCAGTGCAGGGGGCGCCTTCTTCGCGCCCGCGCGCTACGCCGTGGTGGCCGTCGCCAACGTCATGAGCGCCGTGTGCTTCGGGCGCCGCTACAGCCACGAGGACGACGAGTTCCGCGCGCTGCTGAGCAGGAACGAGCAGTTCGGCCAGACGGTGGGGGCCGGCAGCCTGGTAGACGTCATGCCCTGGCTCCTGCGCTTCCCCAACCCGGTGCGCACCCTCTTCGGCCACTTCCTGCAGGTCAACCGAGAGTTCTACAGCTTCGTGCATGAGAAGTTCGTGGAGCACCAGGGCAGCTTCGCGGAGGGGCGCAGCAGGGACATGATGGACGCCTTCATCCGCATCCTGGGGCGGCGCGAGGACGACGGCGCGGGACTGCTGCAGAGGGAGCACATCCCGGCCACCGTCACCGATGTCTTCGGAGCCAGCCAGGACACTCTCTCTACCGCTCTGCAGTGGCTGCTCCTCTTCCTGGTCAG ATATCCCAAAGTCCAGGCCAGGATGCAAGAAGAAGTGGACAGGATTGTGGGCAGGGATCGTCTGCCACGCATGGAAGATCAGCCTGACCTGCCCTACGTCATGGCTTTCCTTTACGAGCTCATGCGTTTCAGCAGCTTTGTGCCGGTGACCATCCCTCACGCCACCACAGCTGACACCTCTTTACTGGGCTACCATATCCCCAAGGACACCGTAGTGTTTGTCAACCAGTGGTCCGTGAACCATGATCCTGTGAAATGGCTCAACCCAGAGGACTTCAATCCCTCTAGGTTCCTGAATAAGAGCGGGTTCCTGGACAGAGACCTTGCGAGCAGCGTGATGATCTTCTCGGTGGGCAAACGTCGATGCATTGGCGAGGAGCTAGCCAAAGTGCAGctcttcctctttgctgccaTCCTGGCGCACCAGTGCCACTTTATTGCTAATCCAGGTGAGGAACCCAGCCTGGAAGCGGACTATAGCCTGAGCATCAAACCCAAATTGTTTACGGTGAACATGACTCTGCGTGGTAATATGGACTTGCTGGATGATGCTGTCCAAAGCTCAGAAATGGAAAAGGGCATCCCGTGA